A single genomic interval of Gossypium raimondii isolate GPD5lz chromosome 11, ASM2569854v1, whole genome shotgun sequence harbors:
- the LOC105804076 gene encoding transcription factor RAX3, translating to MGRAPCCDKANVKKGPWSPEEDAKLKAYIEENGTGGNWIALPQKIGLKRCGKSCRLRWLNYLRPNIKHGAFSEEEDNIICSLYINIGSRWSIIAAQLPGRTDNDIKNYWNTRLKKKLLGKQRKEQQARRASWLTVKQEMKREGGDYMLPGMVSQLPYWPQQPPVIPFTTTTNQDPPLPNDQESIKNLLIKLGGRFSDDHHPQSSTSTPIPNSMNSSRYPLDVSFAQDQLYENSMNNTVSPASSISPINSTCSQVTNGTHFNTNEVAVPNDMFQGLDGFTDELRELTYSNNQQIMNWLEGFYGTDNMVDGSSTTGSSSVESSSWGPIYSLGFPQLVTGFEPCQQNMPQASTYGEQYCTWAV from the exons ATGGGGAGAGCTCCTTGCTGTGACAAAGCTAACGTGAAGAAAGGTCCATGGTCGCCGGAGGAAGATGCCAAACTCAAGGCTTATATAGAGGAAAACGGCACCGGTGGCAACTGGATTGCCTTGCCTCAGAAGATAG GGCTTAAGAGATGTGGCAAGAGTTGTAGGCTCAGATGGTTGAATTATCTTCGACCCAACATTAAGCATGGAGCGTTCTCTGAGGAAGAAGATAACATAATCTGCAGCCTTTACATAAACATTGGTAGCAG ATGGTCTATAATTGCAGCACAATTGCCTGGAAGAACTGACAATGACATCAAGAACTACTGGAACACGAGGCTTAAAAAGAAACTCCTGGGCAAGCAGCGAAAAGAGCAACAAGCTCGGAGAGCTAGCTGGCTCACCGTTAAGCAAGAAATGAAGAGAGAAGGTGGGGATTATATGCTTCCTGGAATGGTGAGCCAACTCCCATACTGGCCACAGCAACCACCAGTCATACCTTTTACAACCACCACAAATCAAGATCCTCCTCTTCCTAATGACCAAGAATCCATCAAGAATTTGCTTATCAAACTAGGAGGAAGATTCTCAGATGATCATCACCCACAATCAAGCACAAGCACTCCAATCCCCAATTCCATGAATTCTTCTCGGTACCCTCTTGATGTTTCTTTCGCTCAAGATCAACTATATGAGAATTCCATGAACAACACGGTTTCACCTGCATCTTCCATTAGTCCAATAAACAGCACTTGTTCTCAAGTGACAAATGGTACCCACTTTAACACCAACGAAGTCGCTGTTCCTAATGATATGTTCCAAGGGCTTGATGGTTTCACAGATGAGCTACGTGAGCTGACCTACAGCAACAATCAACAAATAATGAATTGGTTGGAGGGGTTTTATGGAACGGACAACATGGTCGATGGCAGCAGTACTACTGGGAGTAGCTCCGTTGAAAGTAGCAGCTGGGGACCCATATATTCTCTAGGCTTTCCTCAGCTAGTCACTGGATTTGAACCTTGCCAACAAAACATGCCACAAGCTTCTACCTATGGTGAACAGTACTGTACATGGGCGGTGTAA